CAAGAGCCCCGCCTCCCGGCACGGTCCGTGGAGCCGGGGGACTCGAAGAGCGAATCGAGAATTCCGGAGGCGACCGCGGGCAACGCCCCTTCAAACAGGGCGCCACGTGGCGACCGGCCGGAACTTCCAGAAAACCCAATCAAAGACGGAGGCCGTCTAAAAGTGAGCATTCTCGTTGTAGGTTCCGTAGCGTTCGATTCCGTGCAGACGCCCTTCGGCAAGGCCGACGACGTCCTGGGCGGCTCGGCCACCTACTTCTCCACCTCGGCAAGCTACTTCTCCGAGGTGAGCCTCGTGGCCGTGGTGGGCACCGACTTCCCCGACGAGCACGTAGAAGCCCTGACGCGGCGGGGCGTGAACACCGACGGTCTCGCCAGGGTCGAGGGCAGGACCTTCCGCTGGAAGGGCCGCTACGAATACGACCTCAACCAGGCCCACACGCTCGACACGCAGCTCAACGTCTTCAGCGACTTCGACCCCGTGCTGCCCGAGCACTACCGCCGCATCCCCTACGTCTTCCTGGCCAACATCGACCCCGAGCTCCAGCTCCGCGTCCTCGACCAGGTGAGCTCACCGAGGCTCATCGCCTGCGACACCATGAACTTCTGGATAGAGGGCAAGCCCCGCGCGCTGAGAGAGCTCCTTCGCCGCGTGGACCTCTTCGTCATAAACGAGAGCGAGGCGAGGGAGCTCGCCTCGGAGGCGAGCCTCGTCAAGGCGGCCAGGGCCATACTGGATATGGGGCCCTCCACGCTCGTCATAAAGCGCGGCGAGTACGGCGCTCTCATGTTCAACGGCGGGTCGGTATTCTCGGCGCCGGCCTATCCGCTCGAGGATATATACGATCCCACCGGCGCAGGCGACAGCTTCGCAGGAGGGCTCATGGGCAACATCGCACGGACCGGCGACCTCAGCGAATCGGGCATCCGCAAGTCCATCATCTACGGCTCGGTCATGGCGTCCTTCAACGTCGAGTCCTTCAGCCTCGAGCGCCTCGGCTCGCTCACCGACTCGGACATAGACGAGCGCTTCCGTGAATTTAAGCGGTTGACCCATTTTGAAGACATATGATATAGTTCCCCGGACGGGCGAACCTCCGATGGCTAAGCGCACGGCTTACGAGCATTGCTCCACCCGGGTCCTGTGGCTCGTGCTCACGGCGGTCCTTGTGACGGCCTGCGGTCCCTCGCTTGCGCAGCGTAAAAAGGAGGCCGATATCCACTACAGGATGGGTATCGTCCACCTCAGCGAACGCCATCACATAGAGGCGCTCAAGGAGCTTACCCGCGCCGTTGAATCCTACCCGGACGATCCCTCTTATCACAACGCCCTCGGCCTCGCCTACTTCGCACTCGACATGGACGACAAGGCGGAAGAGCAGTACCGGGAGGCCATCAGGCTCGACCCCGGACTCTCGGAGGCCCACGTGAACCTCGGCGCGCTGCTGCTCAAGCGCGGCGCCTGGGACGAGGCCATCGCCCACTCGGAGGCGGCCCTTGAGAACGTATTCTATCCCACGCCCGAGCTGGCCCACAACAACATGGGCTGGGCCCTCTACAGCAAGGGCGAGTACAGGGCGGCGGAGGCGAGCTTCAAGAAGGCCCTCATCGCCAACCCCGACTACGCCATGGCATACAACAACCTCGGCATGACCTACGACAGGCTCGGGGAGAGCGACAAGGCCGTCGAGGCCTTCAGCACCGCCGTCGCCAAGGCGCCCGGCTTC
This Deltaproteobacteria bacterium DNA region includes the following protein-coding sequences:
- a CDS encoding sugar kinase, with amino-acid sequence MSILVVGSVAFDSVQTPFGKADDVLGGSATYFSTSASYFSEVSLVAVVGTDFPDEHVEALTRRGVNTDGLARVEGRTFRWKGRYEYDLNQAHTLDTQLNVFSDFDPVLPEHYRRIPYVFLANIDPELQLRVLDQVSSPRLIACDTMNFWIEGKPRALRELLRRVDLFVINESEARELASEASLVKAARAILDMGPSTLVIKRGEYGALMFNGGSVFSAPAYPLEDIYDPTGAGDSFAGGLMGNIARTGDLSESGIRKSIIYGSVMASFNVESFSLERLGSLTDSDIDERFREFKRLTHFEDI
- a CDS encoding tetratricopeptide repeat protein, coding for MAKRTAYEHCSTRVLWLVLTAVLVTACGPSLAQRKKEADIHYRMGIVHLSERHHIEALKELTRAVESYPDDPSYHNALGLAYFALDMDDKAEEQYREAIRLDPGLSEAHVNLGALLLKRGAWDEAIAHSEAALENVFYPTPELAHNNMGWALYSKGEYRAAEASFKKALIANPDYAMAYNNLGMTYDRLGESDKAVEAFSTAVAKAPGFVEARFNLAKTLAESGDREGAIAAFEKVMEIAPESDKARLAAQYLKLLK